In Hippoglossus hippoglossus isolate fHipHip1 chromosome 11, fHipHip1.pri, whole genome shotgun sequence, the sequence aggaaaaataaacacgttTAAAAACTCCATCAAATGATCTGGatatgaaaagtaaatatttcaGGGATTTGatatttgcattgttttatgaatcctgtttttttattttgttgtcgcAGAACTGGTACTCGCGACatctttatactttatatttataacGAAACAcgtctttgttttattgatcaGATGCTTTAGTGACATAAGTTGCTGAGTTGTTTTTTCGTTAGTCTCGCTTATTTCTGTTGAAGGATCTTTCTCATTGTAAGAATAACtgtgtatttaaagtaaatatctGCAATAAGTACCTTGAATGAGTCAAATAAAGCTTAGTTTCCAGATCTGGCGATCAATATTTGATGATTCAGATCCTACTGACGTGTGATCATTCCCTCAGACATGGGAAATGTAGTGAATCATTATATTTGAGTTGAAGTGGCGACTCTGTCTCCTCTGAGATGTTGATTCATGAGACAAGTTTCAACATAATCAACTCGTCTGAGCCAGAAAATGCAGCCGGTCCTGAAAGACAACTGTCGAGTCAAGgttgaggatgaggaagaaagACGGACGCCACAAATATGCGACATCAACAAACATAACAAACCCACAGCAACAAAAGAACTGACGGTTCACAGCAAAGTCACCACATTAGTTTCACTGAGCTCAGATCCACTGATTCCCTTTCACCCCCGACCGCTTCTTTGTCagtaggattacgcaaaaaaaagatttccacaaaacttggtgtaaggatGGAACACGAGCCGAGAGAATCCATCGAATGTTGGACTGGATCCGTAGAAAGCGGCAgatcaaacatattttttaaacctgtttcttgaacattgtgagaggacgtcttttgacattttcatggatttcccagagaataattaatggaacACAGAAACAGGTCGATGTGAGGGTTCAGTCAAATTTGGCCGTTTCTTTATATCTTTGAATGTGAGAAATGAAGATTCATCGCAGAAACTGTGACAACAGAAGAGGATTGAGAGGAAAAAGCTGAAAGAGATTTTACTTGTATTTACCAAGTGTTCCTTGTTGGGGACTTTTTATTACCTTGAAAAAGGAGGTTACACAATAAACAGCCTCTTTCATgtgggagaagaaaacaaaccacagattCAAGTTCATTTCACTCAATTTGtctatttaatatataaaatacgGTAAAACATACGCAAAAAGGATAAGGTTTCAAGGGACTTGGATACTTTGGTACAACAAACACTTTTTGTAAAAGCGGTATAGAATTTCAATTACATATCAGTGCATACTTTGTATatgaaaatatacacaaactgTATATCATtctcaaaaaacaacaaaaagaaatattttctttacaacaaaAACCCAAAGCGGACTAGCTCAACACAATATATTAGCTATAAATTTCATCTTTAGTATTTCATATGCTACATTATTCTGAGTCCTTTGAAAACTCATTTGTGATGCATGTCCTTTATCTTTACTGTACGTAACATGACTTTAGTTGTTACCTGTGTCCCATGCATTTACATGTTTCAAATTTCATGAATTACTAATTTCAGTTGTTttctctcgtttttttttttcttctttataaatatattctaTATCTTAATTAAAACTGCAGCATTTAACTGGTATTTCCTTCCTTCATTGCATTTGCTAATACCACAATAACTGATCGTGCAATTTTCAGCAAGTTGTTTCAAAAAAGGAAACCAGTACTATATGTTTATGATAAGAAAGGTAAACGCAatagagagaaaatgaaaaaacagtttGGCTATCCTACACaaaatagcaataaaataaaagctccataataatatcattataataataacagacaATGGAACTGTCACCAGCACAAATTAATCCAAAAATAGTGAGATTCTAAAAAACATTGTACACAACAAGTAACAGGGTGCAGGTTTTTCATTTCTCATATAGATTGTCTCGTGACTACACTGCTAGATCTGACAGAACCTTATTGTACATGAGCGAACCTGCGAGCGGCAGGAAGATAGAGCCAATCAGTGTGGTGTCACATTTCAGTCAACCATCAGCGCCCACTAGGAGTTTCCATGGAAATTAACtggtttaaaatgcaaatgatgGCGTAGTAGCAGAGGAGATCGTCGGCTGCGTGAGGGCTGGTGCCGCTCAGCAGTCCAATCTTTCAAGTTTAGGAATAGTTTGACACTTTGGGGAAACAGAATTCACTTGAATGCCGAGAAGTTTGACGAGAAGTTTGTTGCTCGTCCCTCATGTCGTCAGGAGAAACTCCTGTCGTTCCAAACGTCTTTTAAATAGCTTAAATTAGCTACTGTTGTGAGttcatgtatttaaaacaaagttatGTTTAGCACCTTTTAAAATGAACTGAATCGATTGAATGAGAGTTCATGTTGGATTTAATTTCAATGTAACGTTTGAGCAACATTAGCTTTGTAGTTTTCACCAAGAGGAAAATATCGTCACTGTCAGAAATGTCTGATATCTCGAAGTGCGTTTCCATCCACGTTAAAATACACATTctcaatttttcttttctttttctgattaAGAAACTCTTAAGCCTCTTAAAAgttctccctccttctccaaCAGCTTTTCCTCTTAGAGGCTCTTTGAAGAGTCAAGATAAGACTCAAAAGatgactttttatatttttaccaGAATCTAGTTTTAACTGAGAggggacatttttagaaaacataattataaGACGTTTCTTAAAAATGTCACCACTAGGGGCAAACCAAACTGTTTCTGTATCCTAATGCACTCAACTCCTAATATTTGCATTAGGATGGATTAGTGGATGGAAATGCACTTTAGctcagattttcttttactATCTAAGTGATATAACATGAATGCAGCATTAGACGTCAGCCTCAGAGTTGCTGATTGGTGGGTTTGTTACCAGTTTCCTGCTGATTTAACCGGCTGCTGTAGCTTCAGCTTCTCGTCAAAATCTGGGGAAGAAAGTGAGTTTCCCAAAAGTTCCTTTAACAATTCAAACGTTAAATACTCTCCAGCATGAGGTTTTGGTTTTTTGAAAGAGTTGGTTGAATTGTTTTCCAGTGCTGATTGACAGAAGAAGAACACTAATGACCTGAAATGAGCAGAGGAAACTGCTGAACACCACGCTGTCGAGTGTAGGACGGAGAAATAAGCTGATCATGGAAAACATCGACTGGCATTAGGCGTCAGTTCGCCCTCGTGAAAAGGTCACACGTCGAGGTGATATCCTCCACTGACCCACAGCGTCTGTGGTTCCACTCTCTGCACTGCGGGGCTCGGACTAATCGCAGCATCatttcacccacacacatttaaaagtgtAGCATTGCTTAAGTGGATAATCAACAGTCAACAAACACCAGCCGACGCAAACAGTCTGCACCGAGGGCGTCAACTCGAGGGGAGAGACTTCCTGTTTCTACGTATAAACatcctgtgaacacacacacacacacacacgcacgcacacacacacacacacacacacacactcatacataaaCTTGAAATGGTTCAGACAAAACTAATTTGTACTATAAAATATACAAttgaacaacaaacacagcactTATTAGCCAATTTCTTGACTTAacttcaaagtgaaaaaaggcaaaaatctGTGTCTGGTTAATGTGGAAAAGATTAAACGTGATTCTGTcgagcaaagtgtgtgtgtattacctCTTTAAGTACACGATACGTGAATGGCAGTGTCGTAATGATGACTTCATGTTAAGGTGgatacttttacttttggtgggtttttaaaaaaagggcgGGGGGGGTGGTGGGAGAATATGATGACACCACAACCAAGCAGGCTTCggtgagtgagagacagaaagtgcACACACCACCAACACTAGCATAAAATAGGTTTACTGAAACACGTCTGATCCACCAGCACTACCTAGTGTGGCGTAGCCCCTGCACCGTAGCTCAAAACAGATCAAAGTCACACTCGTATATGCAAACAGATCCACTGAGAATCAACACATTGCTTGTTTTTAGGGATACCTAGCAAAGTCTATGCAAATATATTCATATGTACATACACGTCGTTGAAGCTGAAAAGCTATTGTACTTTGTCGCCAACTGAAGCGgtagaaatatagaaaatgtctttttcctttcactttttGAAACACAGCAAAGAGCTAAGGAGAGCTATAGAGAGCTAAAGAGGACATCAAAGCTTTTTGTATAAGGAGTGATTTTTATACAAAGTCAGAATTCCTACTTCTGGACGACTAACAGACCTTCAAAACagattattctttttaaataccAACAGATAAAGAACACTTGGACTGAAGGAACCAAATACTTCCCTACCTCGAAAAAAGCCACCAGAGGCTCAGAAAACTTGTACTATGCTTTTAACTGGATGGCGTCTACTCCTGGTAATAAGCTGAGGGACTGTGGCTGGATTTCTGGCGCAACAATTTCCATCTGAGCTCCAGAGGCGATGAGCGAGAGGACGGGAGGAGCGCTCAGTCCGAGGAGAGAGTGACGACAAATTCAACGCTCGAAAAGCATCAAAAGTTTCTAGTTCTCGCCGGTTTTTGTGAGTGATCACTCGTCAGTGTCCCCGCACCGCGTGCAAGAGGCTTTTggcatttttttcttattcctAAAGAGAGGTTGATATTGGCACTCGGGCAAAGTGCTCAACTCCACGGCAGCAAAGTGCCACTTGAGTGCTCGGGCCTGCCTGGGTAAAACTCTCACCTAGAGTCCCTGTTTGAGTCTGTTTAGTGTCACACAGATGCTCAGTCCTCAAGGTGTCCGGATTAAGTTATTTCCAATAGTGCAGTTTACAAGTGCCTTACTGAAGAATGGACAGCACACAATCCCAACGGATTTCAAAGAAGCAGGAAGTGGCGAGTCATACAGCAGAAGTCCTATCGCGTTGACAAGCCACGGACCATATTGAGAACAATGCAGCAGATCTCAATGTAAATACATGAAGGTGATGCAGAAAGCGAGTGAAAGAGGAATATTTTTTACTGTTGAGTCAGATTGAAAGGCTAAGTGCCTTGTTTCTAACAAAAAGAAGTTACTATACGGGAGTCCATTCAAGCAAGAAGGCTTTAAAATCTACTGTCCCTCTATTCAAGGGGTCTAAATATCCAGCAGAGCACTAAACCGTCCTTCCCTCACTCAGAGcgagatttttattttattttttaaatgtttttttttcttattttggcAAAGCCTCATAAGTCTGGGTGACGCAGGTGAGTGGTGTAATTCTGGAAAGAGGCAGATGCATGAGGATAGTGTCACATGGCAGTGTGGGTTGGGGCAGTGGGGGTGTAAGgatgagtgggtgtgtgtgttgtgggtgtTTAAGTGTCACCATAACttcacagggggggggggggtgcagagaaACGGTGCTGGTGCATCTATGTGACCCAGGTGTCCAATCTCATGCGCTTCACgttccctccctcctgctccgGGTCGTTTGACACCCTGAGGAGATCAGCCGAGGAGCTGAAGTCAGGCGGCAAGGAGCGGTTTGCTGAACCCGTAGAGCCAGCCGTGCTgccaccgcctcctcctgcacctccatGGCCGCCGCCGCCGGCTGTACCGGTGTCGTCGCGATCGCTGCCTTCAAAGGAGCTGGCGTTGCTGCTTACGCTGTTCGCAGGCGAGCGGCCGGTCGGGGGCTCCAGGCACAGCAGGGAGCCGGGGTACTGCGGCGGTGCGCTCAGGATGGCTCCACCTGAAGTTGAGGACGGTGTGttggaggaaggaagagagcaAGCGCTGCCGTGATCACGGCCAGGCGAGACGGGCTCCGACTTGATGCACACGCTGGAGTTGGTGTTGACGGTCAGCATGGCGCCTTGAGGTATATGGGTCACCGGCCTGGGAACAAAATCACggaggacagagaggggaagaaaatgGAAGATACGGGACAGAGCAAAGAGGAAAGGTGAggacaaaaaacagacaaatgatTAACGACTTGACAAAGTTGTATAAGAAGCTGGAAAGCGACTCGCATCAAGACAAAAACCCACATTACAAGGCACAGCACCGACAGGGAAAAGCCACACTCAATTATTCAACAGCCCAGTCAGTTCTGAGCCTCTTCAAAGCAGAAGTAAACACCCCCACTGCTCCCAACAGATCAACAGAACAGCCCAGGAAGCATGAAATGATTGGTGTGACAGGGTGATTCGCCGTGAGTCAGCCATGATGTGAACAAACTACAAatgataaacagaaaataatctCGGGGTTAGAGAAAATGGCGTAAACCTGAACTAGGTCTCTTTCCTGTTTGACTGCAGACAGCACCACACATGCTTAGGGAAGGGGGGGGCAGCCAAaagcgcacagacacacaggaaaaaggAAGTGTGATACAGTACCGGCCCAACCACTCATCTCTACCCAAGAGCAGGTTGGACGGAGAGCCAACACTGGGGAGAAAAAATGTTGGAACCCAAATCAAAAGGGAAGAGGTGGATTAGAAGGCATGTGTGGAGAAAAGTGTGAAACATTATTGCGAGCAAAGGTTTCGTCAACAACAGCAATAATGTTACAAATGATTGAGAACACAAAGAAACTAATCTGCTGGGTTCTGGTTCAAGTTTTACTAAAAATCCAGATGTCATAAATGTGGTTTTTCTGATCTACAAACACGAGAATAAACTCATCAATCAGGACAGTGAGGATCTTTCTAATTCTGTCTTTATAAATAGTGTGTACGGTGGCCCTTAAGGATAAAACTGCACACAAGAGTACATGCAAAAATGTCAACAACTAGGACAAACTTTCTCCAGCAAATGTACTGAATCTTTCCCCtcaagacagaaagaaatacaaGACCGAGATTAAAAAACAAGGAGAGCATACAAATGATGCATTTGTACTGTTTCTAATTTTGGAGTGCATTACTCTTTGTTTGTGCTGATTTAAGCATTTGCAGCATTTCATGATTTTGAGCACTGGGCTTTTCTTCTTGCATGTGTTTGGTCCTTAGAGGCCACTGTACTTGTGCATGTTGCAGGTGCTGCAGCATGAAAACGGAGGGAAGGAAATAAGGAAAAAGGTTTGATATCTGATAACAGGGGAAATAAAATTATTTGACTACACACAAATAGattgaaaactgaaatattctTATAACATATACGTTACCACTGCTAAATATGTTTACTGCATTAATTGGTTTAattttgattattaaaatacacTGTAGTCGTGACTAATGGACAGTTGCTATTTATCAAATTTTACTTTACTTCACTAACAATAGTAATTCACAGTTTACCTTAAAACTGCTCAAATTATTTGCCTAATTTGTACTGTGACATTAAAATGTATCCACAACCCtaaagttgaataaaaataaataaacagtaaagataaaataaaatgctaaattgTAAAAAGCTTGACTTAGTGACTAGTTGCCACATTTATAAAGATGCAGAGAactgcatttgtatttttaacctAGATTGTGAATCGTCTTTTATTTTAAGAGTATGAATATCCTTTAAAATTATAACAATGATAAGATAACATTAAACTAAATTTCATAActacaataaaattaaatatagattaaaaattaaaaatgattaaaattcTATTATGAGCTCTTACTGAAATTCTCCTGGCCCTAGTTACTAAATGAGAGGTATAAGCTGCCATTATGGCACAAGCCTTTTAAAAAGTGGCACCCAACCCCCCCTACAGACAAGGTCATGACATTTCACATACGAACACACTAGTAGTGGCTGTTCACCTCAGATTGGCAGCCAGACTGGACACCTGGCTACACAGCTCGCTGCTCTGTTTGTCCACGCCCCACATGCTGtggacaagaggagagaacacacTTCAAGGATCTGGTGTTCACGCCACCGAAACCCAAATGGAAACCAGCAGCACTTCATCACGCTGATGCTGCACTAAACAATGTTCTCAACGGCTGAGTACAGACTGCAGTTATCTATTCAGGTCtgactgagaaaaaaaagtttgaacaGGGCCTTAATAGGAGCAAGGAGGTCAAACTTCTAAACTGTCTAAACCTTTATGAAGTTCACtgaatttaaagaaatagtGTCCATGCATGAGCCGTGTATAAGGTTGGGACTAGTTAACTGTATAAATAAtaacctgtttatttatttgtttgtatcgctctggtttttactttaaatcattctctctttctcctccaaacaCTGCATCTGCATCCTGCTGAAGTCCCATCAACTCCAGAAAAACTGAATCATGTTCAGATTGATGTTATGAAGACGCTGAGATGGTGAGATGCTGGTGAAGAGACCAATTCACTTAAGAGAGGGATGTGAATTGCTTGCATATCAGGTCATGGTATGGAGAGCATGCACGCTGCATGGGAGGGTCAATAGTAAAGTATTTCAGCGTTAAGAGGAAAAAGACTGAGAGCTGTTTTAATCTCCATCACCGCCACCAACGTCATCCCCGGCACCGGAGGAGAGGGATGGCAGAACTTTTCAAAAACCAGGTTTGAAGTTGCAGGGATGAGAAATGAAAGAATGGACTTACACCAAGTTGCTGAGTGATGCAAGAttaagttgctgctgctgctgctgttgttgctgtgtttgctgttgttgctgctgctgttgctgttgcggTTGCTGGGAAATAGCCTGCTGCTGCCATGAAGTCGGCAACAAGCCACCAGGAGACGCCAGAGCATGTAAAGCAGTGATGTCCGCGCTGGTCAGCTGGTACTCTGAGAGCATGAAGGACAAAAGAACCAAGACAACAAAACTCTTGATTTCTCATTTAGCTAAAAGTGCATGATCACTCCCTGAGCTCGTACAGGATGTTGAGCTCACCTGTGTTGTACGCTGTGGGCATGGCGGAGAAGGGCAGCCCCTGTGCCAGGAGGCTCGGTGTGGCTATGGAGACCACCGGCGTGGTGAGAGTTTGTGCCACCTGGGCTCCAGCCGCCAGCCGCTGGGCGTTCTGCCAGAGAGGTCAATGACATGTTAAACCCCGCAGAAACCTAAGCACTAACCTACACGTGCTAACAAAAGCTAAAGCTAagactttaaaaatgtaaattccgACATGCTGGGAATGACAATGAGCTAATGGCTGGATTCATAATGATTTACCAAGTCAAGTAAATCTCAGACGCAAATGGATTTTCGTGGAGGTTCGTGATGACATGCATCAAAAACAGTTTGCTTGTTTTGAGCCATAAACGCTGTGGAGACTTTACATTAAAAGGCAATTCACGTATGTATTAAGGTAGgttcatttttcaaaagttGCATCCTTTTCAAATTAAGTCTTTAAGTTAAGTTTACAAGCTTGAAATTATGTTAAAAGTCCCTAAAGACTGTACTGTTGTACattatctaaatatatattacttataatgattttaatgttttaatccatagaatatttttaaatatatttcctgGGCATTATAGTCTTTATTTGATGGGACAGGATTAAGTGTGAAAGTGGGAGAGTCCAACCAGGTGAGCTGTTGGTAACCCTGAATTTCAAGACCACAATTACcttcagaaataaatgaaattaaatgtcCACAGTGaaataatagaaacacaaagacaccaATTTAGAAGCCTCTTTTAGATTAATTTTCTGTTGCCTGACTAATTGACTAAACTTAGATAAATTTACTGAAGTAAATAGTAATTCTCCAGTTGTTCAGGCAGTTCCAACAAGCTGGAAGTGACTTGTTTGCTTTTTTGCAACTGCAGGATCGAGTCTAACTTGTAAGTGAGTGTGCAGCTAATCTCATGTTTCTCCAGTGGATGTCACTAAAGGCTTTACAGTCTCCTGCCTGGCTGCTCTCAACAATGGTTACTTTTTAATGTCTCAATCCCTCACTCTTAGAGAAGGCTAACGGGGGTCAAAGCTGCTGCCTGCTCAGTGTTTGTACATTAAGTCGGACATTTAGATGACAAAATATTCAGTGATTCTCctaaacagctgcagcagacacgcCGCTAGATCTGTGCAACTGTTACTGTGAGGTTTTATTATGACGTAGCACTGCTGGAAGACACAAATCTCAGAGGAAGCACAATACACCAGAGCCTGCTTCGGCTGAGTTATATCACAGATAAAAGCAAAATGAGGTTCTTTgtaagagggggaaaaaacaaaaggtcTGCATATAAAAGGCCAAAAATGCAATAATTCTGCTCTGGAATTACTCATATTGTGAGACTGATCATCCTGAGAGGAAACATTGGGCCAGAGTTATGAGTGTTACGCTGccgagagaggagggggggggacgttAGACTGGAGAGAAGGGCCAGATTCAATTAACTGCCTCTGTGAAGAAGTGAGGGAGGGCGGCTGGGTGAGGGTGATGAAAATGAATCACTATCCTGTGGAAAATGAGATTCTTACCTGACAACTTTGAGTGGAATTGTACGAGAAATGACAATCATGCGGCACCGGCAGCAGAAATCAGCAGCCGCcatccaccctctctctctctccgagtAAATTCATCTTACATGAAAATTAGATTTTACTGGAAAACTCACTCACTAAGTTGTTTTATGTGATtctgatttaatttgttatattttttagtGTGAATAAGAATATTTTGCAGCACAATGAATGGTATCATATAAAAAAGTAGCAAGTTTAGAAAGCTGTAACTAaagatttggttttatttgttgtaagtTTTTGTTGTAAAAGCGTTGGAGCTACATATGTAAGATGCAACTGCAGCAGAAGATTGAGTTAAATGCCTTTAATGTAattccagtttgttttttgaaacGTCTCTAAGTGATGGCGAGAATGAGAGTCGGTGTGAGTGTCAGTGAACAGGGGAACATGCTCTGTGGCACTTAGCTCCATGATGCCAAGTGAAAAGACACCCATGCTTTCAGTGGTATCATTAGATGAAGGAAATGTGCCTCGTTGAAAACTGATGAACACTCAAGGACAATTCTCAAGGTCTGTATGACATTAACCTTTCTACGTTTTTCTCTGAGAAGATCACGATCCCAActctacaaaacaaaacaaccatgAGCCCTGAACGACATGCAGTCAAGGTGGGAACCACAAAGTGAAGACTACCTCAAGAAATGTCAGTGGAGCAAGACCAAAAACAATGACAAGCTCTTGTACAGTTTCGTAACCATGCTAAAAATGTGTGGACAGTCGATAATCATCGAATCATGCGAGTGACTGACGTTGGGGAAAATCACCTCGTTTACCAATTCCAGCTCATCCTCTGTCTGCAAAGGGTGGTAACAGACAGGGTTACAACTCTGATCCAGGTTTGTAACCAAATACTCAATTGAATCGTTAAAAAGACGAGACAACAATCATCATTTGATCCATTGcaagaataaaaatattgattaaacTTGATAACAACAGCTTGGGGAAGATTTTGTTAAAACCTCCAGTGATGCTGTTCAGACAAATTCTGTTTCCAAGGTCAAAAATGAACTTTGAATCTCTactaaaaaaatgttttcatgatcTGTTGGTGGTTATGACACAGTCAAACAGTGGCTATGAGTaaaaaggagtgtgtgtttagttCAAAGACTTCTGAAAAAGCCCAGTTatgagaaaacacatcagtATGTCAGTGGGAGCTGATGATTCATCCAAGACTTTACAAACTTTGCCAGAGTAAATAATGAGATGTTGAACCTCAAGTATGCAGCAGAAatcttaaatgtaaaaaacacaaaaatgatggCAAACAGCCTCTAACACAGTGTTCACCTTCAAACTAATTcttgattttcatttcactttcagttCAAAATGTCATTGTCTAACTCATAATGTTTCCGATCTAATCTTCAAGGTTTTAGGTTCAGATATGATTCACTTTGTTATCATTAGTTTTTAACAATCTCACCCAACTGAGCTTTTTAACAGAGGTGAGAACAGTTAAATCCTATAAAAAGGTGTCATTATTTCCAGGATTCAATGTTGACTGAAAGGACCCAGACAGAAACAGGCTCAGTTTGGTTAAGCTCACCATCTGCATGAGGCTCTTTCCGCCCTGTGAGGTGATGACTCGGAGGTCTGGCTTGCGGCTGTTGACCATCTGGGGGctgggaggtgggggtggagaCTTGGCTGGAACTACTTTCCCCAGACTGTTGCCGTTGGAAACGGTGAGGAGGCCTGGGGAGGCCCTGGCACTGGTGTATCCATTAGCTGCGGGGGAAACAGAGGTGTGAATGGACAGGAATCGTTAGGAAAATCAAACAGGTGAATGGAGACAGCGGGGGACTGACGCTGTGTGCACTCAAATTATtgttaagaaaaaaatgaatctatTCCGAGAGGCTCTAAAATGAAAAGGAATGTCAATCTGGACTGAATCTAAGTGTTTGAGAAGCCAACAGAAAGTAAAATCCACATCTAATGAGACCTAACTAGATGATGTTGAAACCTCATTGTGTTAGAGAGGTTTGATTTATATTAATCCTTCTAAAATGATACAATCTGTTGTTTGAAATATCTACATTTCTGCAATTAATAACTATCATATTGAATCAATAAGATATTTTTTACTCTAAATATCACATAAAAttaagtacacaaacacattttccaaatacaaacatttaaaacaagaactaaaacatatttcaattgaaacaaaaaaatgtacatgagCTATAGTGTTAGAACTATATCTATAAAGTGAACTACATTTCTGAGGGTAAGCACTGGGAAAACTATTCATGTCTGTTGATGAAACTTATGGCATCATCTGGTCCCTCCACGGCACCATCATCTCTGATGGTGCCGTGGAGGAACCTTGGAGAGGATTTAGGAT encodes:
- the LOC117770570 gene encoding myocyte-specific enhancer factor 2D homolog isoform X3, coding for MGRKKIQIQRITDERNKQVTFTKRKFGLMKKAYELSVLCDCEIALIIFNHANKLFQYASTDMDKVLLKYTEYNEPHESRTNADIIETLRKKGFNGCDSPEPDGEDSIDQSPLNDDKYRKTTEDLDVLFKRYGQSTAPQTFSMPVTVQASSQSTLQFSNPGNALVTTSYVTSSSLTDTHLLSPQQPALQRNTVSPGLPQRPASAGALLGGDLNNSNGGCPSPVPNGYTSARASPGLLTVSNGNSLGKVVPAKSPPPPPSPQMVNSRKPDLRVITSQGGKSLMQMTEDELELVNENAQRLAAGAQVAQTLTTPVVSIATPSLLAQGLPFSAMPTAYNTEYQLTSADITALHALASPGGLLPTSWQQQAISQQPQQQQQQQQQQTQQQQQQQQQLNLASLSNLVMWGVDKQSSELCSQVSSLAANLRPVTHIPQGAMLTVNTNSSVCIKSEPVSPGRDHGSACSLPSSNTPSSTSGGAILSAPPQYPGSLLCLEPPTGRSPANSVSSNASSFEGSDRDDTGTAGGGGHGGAGGGGGSTAGSTGSANRSLPPDFSSSADLLRVSNDPEQEGGNVKRMRLDTWVT
- the LOC117770570 gene encoding myocyte-specific enhancer factor 2D homolog isoform X5; the protein is MGRKKIQIQRITDERNKQVTFTKRKFGLMKKAYELSVLCDCEIALIIFNHANKLFQYASTDMDKVLLKYTEYNEPHESRTNADIIETLRKKGFNGCDSPEPDGEDSIDQSPLNDDKYRKTTEDLDVLFKRYGQSTAPQTFSMPVTVQASSQSTLQFSNPGNALVTTSYVTSSSLTDTHLLSPQQPALQRNTVSPGLPQRPASAGALLGGDLNNSNGGCPSPVPNGYTSARASPGLLTVSNGNSLGKVVPAKSPPPPPSPQMVNSRKPDLRVITSQGGKSLMQMTEDELELVNENAQRLAAGAQVAQTLTTPVVSIATPSLLAQGLPFSAMPTAYNTEYQLTSADITALHALASPGGLLPTSWQQQAISQQPQQQQQQQQQQTQQQQQQQQQLNLASLSNLVPVTHIPQGAMLTVNTNSSVCIKSEPVSPGRDHGSACSLPSSNTPSSTSGGAILSAPPQYPGSLLCLEPPTGRSPANSVSSNASSFEGSDRDDTGTAGGGGHGGAGGGGGSTAGSTGSANRSLPPDFSSSADLLRVSNDPEQEGGNVKRMRLDTWVT
- the LOC117770570 gene encoding myocyte-specific enhancer factor 2D homolog isoform X1, whose translation is MGRKKIQIQRITDERNKQVTFTKRKFGLMKKAYELSVLCDCEIALIIFNHANKLFQYASTDMDKVLLKYTEYNEPHESRTNADIIETLRKKGFNGCDSPEPDGEDSIDQSPLNDDKYRKTTEDLDVLFKRYGQSTAPQTFSMPVTVQASSQSTLQFSNPGNALVTTSYVTSSSLTDTHLLSPQQPALQRNTVSPGLPQRPASAGALLGGDLNNSNGGCPSPVPNGYTSARASPGLLTVSNGNSLGKVVPAKSPPPPPSPQMVNSRKPDLRVITSQGGKSLMQMTEDELELVNENAQRLAAGAQVAQTLTTPVVSIATPSLLAQGLPFSAMPTAYNTEYQLTSADITALHALASPGGLLPTSWQQQAISQQPQQQQQQQQQQTQQQQQQQQQLNLASLSNLVMWGVDKQSSELCSQVSSLAANLSVGSPSNLLLGRDEWLGRPVTHIPQGAMLTVNTNSSVCIKSEPVSPGRDHGSACSLPSSNTPSSTSGGAILSAPPQYPGSLLCLEPPTGRSPANSVSSNASSFEGSDRDDTGTAGGGGHGGAGGGGGSTAGSTGSANRSLPPDFSSSADLLRVSNDPEQEGGNVKRMRLDTWVT
- the LOC117770570 gene encoding myocyte-specific enhancer factor 2D homolog isoform X4, producing the protein MGRKKIQIQRITDERNKQVTFTKRKFGLMKKAYELSVLCDCEIALIIFNHANKLFQYASTDMDKVLLKYTEYNEPHESRTNADIIETLRKKGFNGCDSPEPDGEDSIDQSPLNDDKYRKTTEDLDVLFKRYGQSTAPQTFSMPVTVQASSQSTLQFSNPGNALVTTSYVTSSSLTDTHLLSPQQPALQRNTVSPGLPQRPASAGALLGGDLNNSNGGCPSPVPNGYTSARASPGLLTVSNGNSLGKVVPAKSPPPPPSPQMVNSRKPDLRVITSQGGKSLMQMNAQRLAAGAQVAQTLTTPVVSIATPSLLAQGLPFSAMPTAYNTEYQLTSADITALHALASPGGLLPTSWQQQAISQQPQQQQQQQQQQTQQQQQQQQQLNLASLSNLVMWGVDKQSSELCSQVSSLAANLRPVTHIPQGAMLTVNTNSSVCIKSEPVSPGRDHGSACSLPSSNTPSSTSGGAILSAPPQYPGSLLCLEPPTGRSPANSVSSNASSFEGSDRDDTGTAGGGGHGGAGGGGGSTAGSTGSANRSLPPDFSSSADLLRVSNDPEQEGGNVKRMRLDTWVT